One window of Sphingobacteriales bacterium genomic DNA carries:
- a CDS encoding DUF11 domain-containing protein: MTETATRRRYRQYPDTDPDNDTNGGNDVSDNSNGDEDDHDTETIEVYQEFDLALIKQLSPGQSSLVNQGDIVNYTLTVYNQGTLTATNVTITDYIPVGMTLSDANWTDNGDGTASYTIAGPIAQSTSTTVTIALQVGATFQGTSLTNMSEISEAYDGDGNPGDDIDSTPDTNPDNDTNGGNDVTDNSNGDEDDHDPETIEVHQEFDLALIKQLSPGQSSLVNQGDIVNYTLTVYNQGTLTATNVTITDYIPVGMTLADANWTDNGDGTASYTIAGPIAQSTSTTVTIALQVGATFQGTSLTNVSEISEAYDGDGNPGDDIDSTPDTDPDNDTNGGNDVSDNSNGDEDDHDTETIEVYQEFDLALIKQLSPGQSSLVNQGDIVNYTLTVYNQGTLTATNVTITDYIPVGMTLSDANWTDNGDGTASYTIAGPIAQSTSTTVTIALQVGATFQGTSLTNVSEISEAYDGDGNPGDDIDSTPDTNPDNDTNGGNDVTDNSNGDEDDHDPETIEVHQEFDLALIKQLSGGQPSLVNQGDIVNYTLTVYNQGTLTATNVTITDYIPVGMTLSDANWTDNGDGTASYTIAGPIAQSTSTTVTIALQVGATFQGTSLTNVSEISEAYDGDGNPGDDIDSTPDTNPDNDTNGGNDVTDNSNGDEDDHDPETIEVYQEFDLALIKQLSPGQPSLVNQGDIVNYTLTVYNQGTLTATNVTITDYIPVGMTLSDANWTDNGDGTASYTIAGPIAQSTSTTVTISLQVGATFQGTSLTNVSEISEAYDGDGNPGDDIDSTPDTNPDNDTNGGNDVTDNSNGDEDDHDTETIEVHQEFDLALIKQLSGGQPSVVNQGDIVNFTITIFNQGTLDAFNVAVVDYIPDGMDLVDSNWSPGTGNMANYNTLLSIPAGESVSINIALQVFDTFEGASLTNYAEVTGADNIPDYPDIDSTPDSEQGNDIVGGDNVIDNSNEDEDDHDYASVGVNQTFDLALIKTLADGQPSTVSLGDDVEFTITVFNQGTLTATNVQINDYLLGSMTLNDSDWSMVSGTIAHLNTPISEIAPGDSYSVNITLTVNSNFQFNVATNRAEIASADNALGLPDIDSTPDDVWDNDLFGGDNITDNTNGDEDDSDPAPVNVLQTFDLALIKQLSPGQVTTTAQGETVNFSITIFNQGTLDAFNVVITDYFPDGFELTDAAWTLTGANSATYNTPVTVPVGQSVVINIALRVSDTFEGNQLINFAEISDAENGLNYPDVDSTPDTDPLNDTIGGDDIVDNTNNDQDDHDYATIEVYQEFDLALIKQLADGQSDEVAQGETATFTITVFNQGTLSATLVAITDYIPEGMILADANWTDNGNGTASYVLPDLIAPGNSAQVNITLMVEDGFEGITVTNFAEISGAKDGQGTDVVDIDSSPDTYLQNDIVGGDNIIDNTNNDEDDHDFAPIGIIQVFDLALIKQLANGQASTVALGETITFTITVFNQGTLTANNVTLTDYIPAGTTLADSDWTNNGNGTASYTLPGSIAPGATATADITLMVNPSFTGGDLTNYAEISNADNAVDYPDEDSTHDTNPNNDVEGGNDLTDNSNGDEDDHDGEAFTVCNIALVTINTLCDDNGTGASADDLFTFTISPSGIGLSGTYGIVGDVNASGLDYSIEQQFGPFAISNGDLNFVIADEATGGCIRTSYVVAPEPCSTCAINGVSVQINCTDNTTGNPADDLFTFTLNPFGIGLGGSYSLTGDVVAQGVAYGSESNPFGPYDISGGDLSITITDDAESTCALNVVVEAPLPCSTCAIVQANEGVYCDDNNTGASSDDLFYFTLNPVGVGLASTYNISGATTATGLAYGTPQVFGPFPISGGDLTITITDGIVGGCTHTLTIFAPEPCSTCTLEDADLIVYCNDNGTGTSSDDLFYITLNPTGTGLGATYNISGDISATGIAYGLSNTFGLYPISGGILNITLTDSAAAEDGCSLDLEVTPPDPCSTCELSGANATVQCDDNNTGTPSDDVFYITLNPDGIGLGSTYSLSGDVIATGVAYDSPQEFGPFPISGGNLNITLTDNAAAADGCTLDFLVTAPAPCSTCSIESANIEVQCDDNNTGISTDDMYYFTMAPTGSGLSSTYHISGSFTAANVPYGNVQMFGPFAISDGDLSITITDNDVNGCTFEVIVTAPEPCSIPVYDLALVKTLAPGQTGSVISGAPVNFALTVYNQGDVPVQNIQLIEYIPEGLILNDPDWSDNGNGTASFTMFEILNPGQSASVQISFTTSVQTPTIVVNRAEIIAAEDMQGNPIVDEDSNFDTDPDNDTVGGNNFINNENNDEDDHDYENINVMVPPCNLGNFVWHDLNQNGVQDPGEPGIHNVLVSLYTADGWLAATQYTNVAGSYLFVDLAPGSYYVVFSTPSDASGTLMIPTLHNVGDDYLDSDADPVTGQTQTVTLVPGETNLSIDAGYYMEEPPILLGSIGDFVWLDQNQNGQQNAGEPGISGVWVTLYNASTNSIVSITTTDINGYYLFSDLPAGNYYVVFGTPTGHTPSPANSGNDATDSDAGPGGQTSVIVLAPGENNLTVDAGFYIETPPVLLGSLGDYVWLDQNQNGQQDSGEQGIAGVDVTLYNAATNTFVSTTVTNANGFYLFSNLPAGNYYVVFGTPTGHTPSPANSGNDATDSDAGTGGQTNVIVLAPGENNLTIDAGFFIDTPPNLASLGDFVWLDANENGQQDVGEQGISGVAVTLYNAATNTFVSTTVTNANGFYLFSNLPAGNYYVVFGTPTGHTASPTNVGNDVTDSDAGIGGQTTVITLAPGENNLTIDAGFYIDGPPALLGSIGDYVWFDQNQNGQQNSGEPGIGGVTVMLFNAATNTVIATTTTNPSGYYLFNNLVAGSYYVVFVTPLGYSSAPANTGNDATDSDALTGGQTNVINLAPGENNLTIDAGFTLPGAISGTLWVDLNQNNTINPTEPLLSGVTVVLIDNNGNVIATTVTDVNGFYQFTGLVPGNYTVQVPQVVPTPTGNVILNTPNNLTVTVIAGQTSTNNNFGYIPPAVLSDVVWLDINGNCILETNEEGLAGIELIVYNSLGQQVATVVTGVNGSFTINNLPAGIYTVTVVATTLPDGTQISQGSITYDMATGEVLFAENFCVTEDDIITPCTHPDLFLCTEPMTPLTICPEFCLPDGWTFSSVQTTYNCSLVMLDDCIQYTPLPLFAGTDVITIVACYNGVCETQIVHVTVGDCTPPPCESFVLDICTAPMTPVVVCPEFCLSGSYQITQTSTMFNCSIQFLSNGCLQYTALPGFIGSDMIQVIACNEALECDTAIINITVTSNGICGEPNQPPVAVDDEADVENGSSVTIPVLVNDYDPDGDAFSITTHTPPANGTVSLVGNQFIYTPNEGFEGTDVFTYQICDTEGACDMATVTIDVIIPCTEVTMICTQPLTPVVICPEFCNIPNGTITIIQANTTYNCSLYSLGGGCLQYTALPLFAGQETITITGCNQFGVCETITITVNVTEDCDEVGMAPYSDNTNPDNADQKVLIGTDNGALLVNLALLEMKPVPATDYLDIMFNTVKGTVLMEVTDLSGRVIFSQQLNATEGINNYRLPVFDYATGIYLVSLKSGEAKVSGKFVKH, encoded by the coding sequence ATGACGGAGACGGCAACCCGGAGACGATATAGACAGTACCCCGACACCGATCCGGACAATGACACGAATGGCGGCAATGATGTTTCGGACAACAGCAACGGCGACGAAGACGATCACGATACTGAAACCATTGAGGTTTATCAGGAATTTGACCTGGCGTTGATCAAACAGTTATCACCTGGTCAATCCTCATTGGTCAATCAGGGAGATATTGTGAACTATACCCTGACGGTGTACAACCAGGGCACCCTGACAGCGACGAATGTAACGATTACCGATTATATCCCTGTGGGAATGACCTTGTCCGATGCCAACTGGACAGACAACGGAGACGGCACGGCGAGTTACACGATAGCGGGTCCGATAGCCCAAAGCACGAGCACGACGGTAACGATCGCGTTACAGGTAGGCGCGACGTTCCAGGGCACGAGCCTGACGAATATGTCGGAGATCAGCGAGGCGTATGACGGAGACGGCAACCCGGGAGACGATATAGACAGCACACCGGACACGAACCCGGATAACGATACGAATGGCGGCAACGATGTTACGGACAACAGCAACGGCGATGAAGACGATCACGACCCTGAAACCATCGAGGTCCATCAGGAATTTGACCTGGCGTTAATCAAGCAGTTGTCACCTGGTCAATCCTCATTGGTCAATCAGGGAGATATTGTGAACTACACGCTGACTGTCTATAACCAAGGCACCCTGACAGCGACGAATGTAACGATCACCGATTATATACCGGTGGGAATGACCTTGGCCGATGCCAACTGGACAGACAACGGAGACGGAACAGCGAGCTACACGATTGCAGGTCCGATAGCTCAGAGCACGAGCACAACGGTAACAATCGCGTTACAGGTAGGCGCGACGTTCCAGGGCACGAGCCTGACGAATGTGTCGGAAATCAGCGAGGCGTATGACGGAGACGGCAACCCGGGAGACGATATAGACAGTACCCCCGACACCGATCCGGACAATGACACGAATGGCGGCAATGATGTTTCGGACAACAGCAACGGCGACGAAGACGATCACGATACTGAAACCATTGAGGTTTATCAGGAATTTGACCTGGCGTTGATCAAACAGTTATCACCTGGTCAATCCTCATTGGTCAATCAGGGAGATATTGTGAACTATACCCTGACGGTGTACAACCAGGGCACCCTGACAGCGACGAATGTAACGATTACCGATTATATCCCTGTGGGAATGACCTTGTCCGATGCCAACTGGACAGACAACGGAGACGGCACGGCGAGTTACACGATAGCGGGTCCGATAGCCCAAAGCACGAGCACGACGGTAACGATCGCGTTACAGGTAGGCGCGACGTTCCAGGGCACGAGCCTGACGAATGTGTCGGAGATCAGCGAGGCGTATGACGGAGACGGCAACCCGGGAGACGATATAGACAGCACACCGGACACGAACCCGGATAACGATACGAATGGCGGCAACGATGTTACGGACAACAGCAACGGCGATGAAGACGATCACGACCCTGAAACCATCGAGGTCCATCAGGAATTTGACCTGGCGTTAATCAAGCAGTTGTCAGGCGGTCAGCCTTCGTTAGTCAATCAGGGAGATATTGTGAACTACACTCTGACTGTCTATAACCAGGGCACCCTGACAGCGACGAATGTAACAATCACCGATTATATCCCTGTGGGAATGACCTTGTCCGATGCCAACTGGACAGACAACGGAGACGGCACGGCGAGTTACACGATAGCAGGTCCGATAGCCCAGAGCACGAGCACGACGGTAACGATCGCGTTACAGGTAGGTGCGACGTTCCAGGGCACGAGCCTGACGAATGTGTCGGAGATCAGCGAGGCGTATGACGGAGACGGCAACCCGGGAGACGATATAGACAGCACTCCGGACACGAACCCGGATAACGATACGAATGGCGGCAACGATGTTACGGACAACAGCAACGGCGACGAAGACGACCACGACCCTGAAACCATCGAGGTTTATCAGGAATTTGACCTGGCGTTAATCAAGCAGTTGTCACCTGGTCAACCCTCATTGGTCAATCAGGGTGATATTGTGAACTATACCCTGACGGTGTACAACCAAGGCACCCTGACAGCGACGAATGTAACGATCACCGATTATATCCCGGTGGGAATGACCTTGTCCGATGCCAACTGGACAGACAACGGAGACGGTACGGCGAGCTACACGATAGCAGGTCCGATAGCACAGAGTACGAGCACGACGGTAACGATTTCGTTACAGGTAGGCGCGACATTCCAGGGCACGAGCCTGACGAATGTGTCGGAGATCAGCGAGGCGTATGACGGAGACGGCAACCCGGGAGACGATATAGACAGCACTCCGGACACGAACCCGGATAACGATACGAATGGTGGCAACGATGTTACGGACAACAGCAACGGCGATGAAGACGACCACGATACTGAAACCATTGAGGTCCATCAGGAATTTGACCTGGCATTGATCAAACAGTTGTCAGGTGGTCAGCCTTCTGTGGTGAATCAAGGAGATATTGTGAATTTCACAATTACCATATTTAATCAGGGTACGTTAGATGCCTTCAATGTAGCTGTTGTAGATTATATACCGGATGGTATGGATTTGGTTGACTCAAATTGGTCGCCGGGTACAGGTAATATGGCAAACTACAACACATTGCTTTCTATACCTGCCGGTGAAAGTGTTTCCATCAATATAGCCTTGCAGGTATTCGATACCTTTGAAGGAGCAAGTTTGACCAATTATGCTGAAGTTACAGGTGCCGACAATATTCCTGACTATCCGGATATTGACAGTACTCCCGATTCTGAACAAGGAAATGATATTGTCGGCGGCGATAATGTCATTGACAACAGTAATGAGGATGAAGATGACCATGACTATGCTTCAGTTGGGGTAAATCAGACCTTTGACCTTGCCCTGATTAAAACCTTAGCCGATGGACAGCCTTCGACAGTTTCACTGGGAGATGATGTTGAATTTACCATCACTGTATTTAACCAGGGAACACTTACTGCAACCAATGTTCAAATCAACGACTATTTATTAGGCTCTATGACCTTGAACGACAGCGATTGGAGTATGGTCAGCGGCACTATAGCACATTTAAATACGCCGATATCCGAAATTGCACCCGGTGATAGTTACAGCGTAAACATTACCTTAACCGTCAACAGCAACTTCCAGTTTAACGTGGCGACCAACCGTGCTGAAATTGCAAGTGCAGATAATGCACTCGGATTGCCCGATATTGACAGTACACCGGATGATGTATGGGATAATGACTTGTTTGGAGGTGATAATATAACCGATAATACCAATGGTGACGAAGACGATTCAGATCCTGCACCGGTTAACGTACTGCAAACCTTTGACCTTGCCTTAATCAAACAGTTATCACCCGGCCAAGTTACAACTACGGCTCAGGGAGAAACTGTGAACTTCTCAATTACAATATTTAATCAGGGAACCTTAGACGCATTCAACGTAGTGATTACCGATTATTTCCCCGACGGATTTGAGTTGACGGATGCCGCATGGACTTTGACAGGTGCAAACTCGGCAACTTATAATACTCCGGTTACGGTTCCAGTAGGACAAAGTGTGGTAATTAACATTGCTTTAAGAGTTTCTGATACCTTCGAGGGAAATCAACTGATCAACTTTGCAGAAATCAGCGATGCTGAAAACGGATTGAACTATCCGGATGTGGACAGTACGCCTGACACCGACCCATTAAATGACACTATTGGCGGCGATGACATTGTTGATAACACCAATAATGATCAGGATGACCACGACTATGCTACTATCGAAGTCTATCAGGAGTTTGATTTGGCACTGATTAAGCAATTGGCAGATGGACAGTCGGATGAAGTAGCCCAGGGTGAAACCGCTACCTTTACCATCACTGTTTTCAATCAAGGCACGCTTAGTGCTACGCTGGTTGCCATTACCGACTACATCCCTGAAGGAATGATTCTGGCCGATGCTAACTGGACGGACAATGGCAATGGCACAGCGAGTTATGTGCTGCCCGACCTTATTGCCCCCGGCAACTCAGCACAGGTTAACATTACTTTGATGGTTGAAGACGGTTTTGAAGGCATTACCGTAACCAATTTTGCTGAAATCAGCGGTGCAAAGGACGGACAAGGAACAGATGTAGTTGATATAGACAGTTCTCCGGATACGTATCTACAAAATGACATCGTGGGTGGAGACAACATTATTGACAATACCAATAATGATGAAGACGACCATGACTTTGCGCCTATTGGAATTATACAGGTATTTGATCTCGCTTTAATTAAACAGTTGGCAAATGGTCAGGCTTCGACGGTTGCTCTGGGTGAAACCATTACCTTTACCATCACCGTGTTTAACCAGGGAACACTAACTGCAAATAATGTAACCCTAACCGATTACATTCCTGCAGGAACCACCTTGGCCGATTCAGACTGGACAAACAACGGCAATGGAACAGCTTCTTACACCTTGCCCGGCAGTATTGCTCCCGGCGCTACTGCAACAGCAGATATTACCCTTATGGTGAACCCATCTTTTACCGGTGGCGACCTCACCAATTATGCAGAAATCAGCAATGCTGACAATGCAGTGGACTATCCTGATGAGGACAGCACGCATGATACCAATCCAAATAATGATGTCGAAGGCGGTAATGATCTTACAGACAACAGTAATGGAGACGAAGACGACCATGATGGCGAAGCTTTCACGGTTTGCAACATCGCTTTGGTAACTATTAACACGCTTTGTGATGATAACGGAACCGGAGCCAGCGCAGATGACCTGTTTACATTTACCATTTCGCCTTCTGGAATCGGATTGAGCGGCACTTACGGTATTGTAGGAGATGTGAACGCAAGCGGATTGGATTACAGCATTGAACAGCAATTCGGACCTTTTGCAATTTCAAACGGCGACCTGAATTTTGTAATTGCCGACGAAGCGACCGGTGGTTGTATCCGAACTTCTTATGTAGTGGCCCCCGAACCTTGTTCTACCTGCGCCATTAATGGAGTAAGCGTTCAAATCAACTGTACGGATAACACAACAGGAAATCCGGCTGACGACTTGTTTACATTTACGTTGAATCCGTTTGGAATTGGTTTAGGCGGTTCTTATAGCCTTACCGGAGATGTCGTTGCCCAAGGTGTTGCTTATGGCAGCGAATCCAATCCGTTCGGACCTTACGACATCAGCGGTGGCGACCTGAGTATTACCATTACGGACGATGCTGAATCAACCTGCGCACTCAACGTAGTTGTTGAAGCACCGCTACCTTGCTCTACCTGTGCTATTGTTCAGGCCAACGAGGGGGTTTACTGTGATGATAATAATACGGGAGCTTCTTCGGACGATCTGTTCTATTTTACCCTTAATCCGGTGGGTGTCGGATTAGCTTCAACTTATAATATAAGTGGGGCGACTACGGCTACAGGATTAGCCTATGGAACACCACAGGTATTCGGACCCTTCCCGATTTCGGGCGGCGACCTCACCATCACCATCACCGATGGAATAGTTGGTGGATGTACGCATACGCTCACCATTTTTGCTCCGGAACCTTGTTCTACCTGTACGCTTGAAGATGCCGACCTGATAGTTTATTGCAATGACAACGGAACAGGCACAAGCAGCGACGACTTGTTCTATATTACGTTGAACCCAACAGGAACCGGTCTTGGAGCTACTTATAATATCAGTGGCGATATTTCGGCAACAGGTATTGCTTATGGGTTGTCCAATACATTCGGTCTTTATCCGATTTCGGGCGGCATCCTTAACATCACCCTGACCGACAGTGCAGCAGCAGAAGATGGTTGTTCCCTCGATTTGGAGGTGACTCCTCCCGATCCTTGCTCTACTTGTGAACTGAGCGGCGCAAACGCTACCGTTCAATGCGACGACAACAATACCGGAACACCGTCAGACGATGTATTCTATATTACCTTGAACCCCGATGGCATAGGACTTGGCAGTACCTACAGTTTAAGCGGGGATGTTATCGCAACAGGAGTTGCTTATGATTCACCACAAGAGTTCGGGCCTTTCCCGATTTCGGGTGGCAACCTCAACATCACCCTGACCGATAATGCAGCAGCAGCAGATGGGTGCACACTTGATTTTCTGGTTACAGCCCCTGCTCCTTGTTCAACTTGTAGTATTGAATCCGCAAACATCGAAGTACAATGTGATGATAACAACACAGGTATCAGCACGGACGATATGTATTACTTTACCATGGCTCCAACAGGCTCCGGTCTGAGCAGCACCTACCATATCAGTGGCAGTTTCACCGCAGCAAACGTTCCTTACGGCAATGTTCAAATGTTTGGCCCATTTGCAATTTCGGATGGCGACCTCAGCATTACCATTACGGATAACGATGTGAACGGATGTACCTTCGAGGTAATTGTTACAGCCCCTGAACCCTGTTCAATTCCGGTGTATGACCTTGCCTTAGTGAAAACACTGGCACCCGGCCAAACCGGTTCTGTGATTAGCGGCGCACCAGTCAACTTTGCACTTACCGTTTACAATCAGGGCGATGTGCCGGTGCAAAACATACAGTTGATAGAGTATATACCGGAAGGTTTGATTCTGAACGATCCGGATTGGTCGGATAATGGTAATGGCACGGCTTCATTTACGATGTTCGAAATTCTGAACCCGGGACAAAGCGCATCCGTACAAATCTCATTTACTACCTCGGTACAAACTCCGACCATCGTAGTAAACCGTGCAGAGATTATTGCAGCAGAAGACATGCAGGGCAACCCCATAGTTGATGAAGACAGTAACTTTGATACAGATCCTGATAATGATACTGTTGGAGGCAACAACTTCATCAATAATGAAAACAACGATGAAGACGACCACGATTATGAAAACATCAATGTGATGGTACCGCCCTGTAATCTTGGTAATTTTGTATGGCATGACCTCAACCAGAACGGCGTTCAAGACCCGGGAGAACCCGGAATCCACAATGTACTGGTTTCTCTGTACACAGCAGACGGATGGTTGGCTGCAACTCAATATACCAATGTTGCAGGTTCATATCTCTTTGTAGATTTAGCTCCCGGCTCTTACTATGTAGTCTTCTCTACGCCGTCAGATGCAAGCGGAACGCTCATGATACCGACTTTGCATAATGTCGGAGATGATTACTTAGATAGTGATGCCGACCCTGTAACGGGACAAACCCAAACGGTTACCCTTGTTCCGGGTGAAACGAACCTGAGTATTGATGCCGGATATTATATGGAAGAGCCTCCCATATTGCTTGGCTCAATAGGCGACTTTGTATGGTTAGACCAGAACCAGAATGGTCAGCAAAATGCGGGCGAACCGGGTATCAGTGGCGTATGGGTTACCTTATACAATGCAAGCACCAATTCTATCGTCAGCATTACCACCACCGATATAAACGGGTACTATCTGTTTAGCGACCTGCCGGCGGGCAATTACTATGTTGTTTTTGGAACACCAACCGGACATACGCCATCGCCTGCAAACTCAGGAAACGATGCTACCGACAGCGATGCGGGGCCGGGCGGACAAACAAGTGTGATTGTACTCGCTCCGGGTGAAAACAACCTCACAGTTGATGCCGGGTTCTATATTGAAACGCCTCCCGTACTTTTAGGCTCTTTGGGCGACTATGTGTGGTTAGACCAAAATCAGAACGGCCAACAGGATTCAGGCGAGCAAGGTATAGCCGGGGTAGATGTTACCCTGTATAATGCGGCGACAAACACATTCGTCAGCACTACGGTTACCAATGCAAACGGGTTCTATTTGTTTAGCAACCTTCCGGCGGGCAACTACTATGTTGTTTTTGGAACACCAACCGGCCATACGCCATCGCCTGCAAACTCAGGAAACGACGCTACCGACAGCGATGCAGGTACGGGCGGACAAACAAATGTAATTGTACTCGCTCCGGGCGAAAATAACCTCACCATTGACGCAGGATTCTTTATTGATACCCCGCCGAACTTAGCTTCATTGGGTGATTTTGTGTGGTTGGATGCAAATGAGAACGGCCAGCAGGATGTAGGTGAGCAAGGTATTTCCGGGGTAGCCGTTACGCTGTACAATGCCGCTACAAACACTTTTGTCAGCACTACGGTTACCAATGCAAACGGGTTCTATTTGTTTAGCAACCTGCCTGCCGGCAACTATTACGTTGTTTTTGGTACACCAACAGGCCATACGGCCTCACCCACCAATGTCGGCAACGACGTAACAGATAGCGATGCGGGAATTGGCGGTCAAACTACGGTCATCACGTTAGCTCCGGGTGAAAATAACCTTACTATTGATGCAGGGTTCTATATTGATGGACCACCGGCATTGCTCGGCTCTATCGGCGACTATGTATGGTTTGACCAAAACCAGAACGGCCAACAAAACTCAGGTGAACCGGGTATCGGCGGTGTTACTGTGATGCTGTTTAATGCGGCAACTAATACAGTGATTGCCACAACAACGACCAATCCGAGTGGTTACTACCTGTTCAACAACCTGGTGGCCGGCTCTTACTATGTGGTGTTTGTAACTCCTTTAGGGTATAGCTCAGCACCGGCCAATACCGGTAATGATGCAACAGACAGCGACGCACTTACAGGAGGTCAGACCAACGTTATCAACCTGGCACCCGGTGAAAACAACCTCACGATTGATGCAGGATTTACCTTACCCGGAGCGATAAGCGGCACGTTATGGGTTGATTTGAACCAAAACAACACCATCAACCCAACCGAGCCTTTGTTGTCAGGTGTAACAGTCGTGCTGATAGACAATAACGGCAATGTAATTGCTACAACGGTTACCGATGTGAACGGCTTCTACCAGTTTACAGGCTTGGTGCCCGGTAATTACACCGTTCAGGTTCCGCAGGTAGTACCTACTCCTACCGGAAACGTGATTTTAAACACGCCTAACAATCTGACAGTTACAGTAATAGCCGGGCAGACATCAACCAACAACAATTTCGGATATATTCCGCCTGCTGTGTTGAGTGATGTGGTTTGGTTGGATATAAACGGAAACTGTATTTTAGAAACCAACGAAGAAGGACTTGCAGGCATTGAACTGATTGTTTACAACAGCTTAGGTCAGCAGGTGGCTACAGTCGTAACCGGAGTAAACGGTTCGTTTACCATCAACAACCTGCCTGCAGGCATTTATACGGTAACAGTTGTTGCCACAACCTTACCCGATGGCACTCAAATCAGCCAAGGCTCCATCACTTATGACATGGCAACAGGAGAGGTATTGTTTGCTGAAAACTTCTGTGTAACAGAAGACGATATCATTACCCCCTGCACACATCCCGACCTGTTCTTGTGTACCGAACCTATGACACCGTTAACGATATGTCCGGAGTTCTGTCTACCCGATGGATGGACCTTCAGTTCTGTTCAAACAACCTATAACTGTAGCTTAGTGATGTTGGATGACTGTATTCAATATACTCCGCTGCCGCTGTTTGCCGGTACCGATGTTATTACCATCGTTGCTTGTTACAACGGGGTATGTGAAACGCAAATCGTACATGTAACAGTCGGCGATTGCACACCGCCTCCCTGCGAATCGTTTGTGTTAGACATCTGTACTGCACCGATGACTCCTGTGGTGGTTTGTCCTGAGTTCTGTTTGAGCGGTAGTTATCAGATTACGCAAACCTCAACCATGTTCAATTGCAGTATTCAGTTCCTTTCCAACGGTTGTCTTCAATATACGGCATTGCCCGGCTTTATCGGCAGCGATATGATACAGGTAATTGCATGTAACGAAGCGCTTGAATGTGATACTGCTATTATCAACATCACCGTAACATCTAACGGAATTTGTGGAGAACCTAATCAGCCTCCCGTTGCTGTTGATGATGAGGCCGATGTGGAAAATGGCTCCAGTGTTACTATTCCTGTATTGGTCAACGACTACGACCCGGATGGAGATGCCTTCAGCATTACCACTCATACACCACCTGCAAACGGTACGGTGAGTTTGGTAGGCAATCAGTTTATCTATACACCCAATGAAGGATTTGAAGGAACAGATGTGTTCACTTACCAAATCTGTGACACGGAAGGTGCCTGCGATATGGCAACAGTAACTATTGATGTCATCATCCCCTGCACGGAAGTAACGATGATTTGTACACAACCGCTGACACCGGTAGTGATATGTCCCGAATTCTGCAATATTCCCAACGGAACTATTACGATTATTCAGGCGAATACCACTTATAATTGCAGCCTGTATAGCCTTGGCGGCGGGTGCCTGCAATATACCGCACTGCCTTTGTTTGCAGGTCAGGAAACCATCACTATCACGGGATGCAATCAGTTTGGAGTATGTGAAACCATCACCATTACTGTAAATGTAACCGAAGATTGCGATGAAGTAGGAATGGCACCCTACAGCGACAACACCAACCCGGACAATGCCGATCAGAAAGTGCTTATCGGCACCGACAACGGCGCGCTGTTGGTCAACCTCGCTCTGTTGGAAATGAAGCCCGTTCCGGCAACAGACTATCTTGATATTATGTTTAATACCGTAAAAGGCACTGTCCTCATGGAAGTAACCGACCTGAGCGGAAGGGTAATCTTTAGTCAGCAATTAAATGCAACGGAAGGCATAAACAATTACCGTTTGCCGGTATTTGACTATGCAACGGGCATTTATTTAGTCAGCCTGAAATCGGGCGAAGCTAAAGTGAGCGGCAAGTTTGTGAAGCATTAA